One window from the genome of Eucalyptus grandis isolate ANBG69807.140 chromosome 7, ASM1654582v1, whole genome shotgun sequence encodes:
- the LOC108954474 gene encoding uncharacterized protein LOC108954474 — protein sequence MMLEISQKLKEPPAVVVTGTSTPALSGHASSSTGGTHVADLPGKEIAGEAPSATPIIVNLDPPLKENPTPRLSDESEKHLAKMEERLCVLQGYELKGADRLSPYTKTSFPENFQEPEFTRKYDGTGCPRTHLRYYMRKMARYADNVPFLIHTFQDSLEGIALTWFIALDIEEFTSWDDLTNEFLQQYRFNTELAPTREELTRVEKKRNESFKAFAQRWRTMASQVKSALNERETKQLFLKTLPSEYFQGLVFSGYQTFSQLVEVGEGVEWAMVEGKISTGGVKKFPARKDKEAAIEVALVQEPYFPRSTTTPAHKPTMVPGSSS from the coding sequence atgatgcttgaaataagccagaAGCTTAAGGAGCCCCCCGCCGTAGTTGTCACTGGAACATCCACTCCTGCGTTATCAGGACATGCTTCCTCGTCGACGGGAGGCACACACGTCGCTGATCTCCCTGGGAAAGAAATTGCCGGAGAAGCTCCTTCTGCCACGCCAATCATCGTCAATTTGGATCCTCCTCTGAAGGAAAACCCAACACCTCGCCTAAGTGACGAGAGTGAAAAACATTTAGCAAAGATGGAAGAGCGACTATGTGTCTTGCAAGGTTACGAGTTAAAAGGAGCTGATAGGTTATCTCCATACACCAAGACGAGCTTTCCTGAGAATTTTCAGGAGCCTGAGTTCACAAGAAAGTATGACGGAACGGGATGCCCAAGGACCCACCTTAGGTATTACATGAGAAAAATGGCTCGCTATGCTGACAACGTGCCATTCCTCATACACACATTCCAAGATAGTTTGGAAGGCATTGCCCTGACGTGGTTCATTGCGCTAgacattgaagaattcactAGTTGGGACGACTTAACCAATGAGTTTTTACAACAATACCGGTTTAACACCGAGCTTGCCCCCACGAGGGAAGAGTTGACTCGcgttgagaagaagaggaatgagtCATTCAAGGCCTTCGCGCAAAGGTGGAGGACCATGGCCTCACAAGTGAAGTCGGCCTTGAATGAGAGGGAGACGAAGCAGCTGTTCCTTAAGACATTGCCCTCTGAATACTTCCAAGGGTTAGTATTCTCGGGTTACCAAACATTTTCACAGCTAGTTGAGGTAGGTGAAGGAGTTGAATGGGCAATGGTTGAGGGAAAGATTTCAACCGGAGGCGTGAAGAAATTCCCAgcaagaaaagataaggaggCCGCAATTGAAGTAGCACTTGTGCAAGAGCCCTATTTCCCTCGGTCAACCACAACACCCGCGCACAAGCCTACGATGGTTCCAGGTAGTTCATCATAA